The DNA window TGCCACTTGGACTCCACTCTCAAGCATGAAACTGAACGAAACTATTGCACGGCAAATTGTCGAACGCACCATGAAGATCATCCCCTATTCGGTCAATGTGATGGACGATCAAGGGAGAATTATTGGTTCGGGGGACCTATCCCGTCTGCAACAAAAACATGAAGGTGCCGTGCTCGCGATTACGGAATGTCGAGTGGTTGAGATCGACCAAGCCACCGCCAGCCATCTCAAAGGGGTTAAACCCGGAATCAACTTGCCGATCCTCTTTCTCGATCAAGTGATTGGCGTCATTGGCATATCAGGCACACCAGACGAAGTGAAGCATTATGGTGAACTGGTTAAGATGACCGCAGAGCTCATCGTTGAGCAAGCTGCCCTCATGTCTCAAGTGCAATGGAACAAGCGACACAGGGAAGAACTGGTCCTGCAACTTATCTCTGGCGCGACGCTGAATGACAATCAGCTGAACTCCATCGCTGAGCGACTTGGCTTAAATTTGAGTGAGCCAAGAATTGCTGCGGTGGTCAAGGTTTTTCCCGATAAACAAACCTCGCTCTCGTTGGAGCACTTACAACAGATCGTTCACCTACTTGAGTATCCTGAACGTGACAACCTGGTTGGTATTTTATCTGTCTCCAATAACGAAGTGGTGGTGCTAAAACCGATAAGCCTCACCGACCACGGTTGGTCCAAAGAGGTGGAAACCAAACGCATCAACCAGCTGCTAAAGCGGGTAAGTAAAGAAGGGAGCTTCTCAATCAAAATTGCGCTCGGAGACTACTTTGAGGGATTGGCAGGATTAGCCCAATCTTTTGAAACCGCCAAACTCACGATGCAATTGATGGCTGAGCAATCTGGCACGGTTTTCTTCTACCAAGATCATAAGCTAGCTGTGTTGATGAGCGATCTCCTTTCACAACCTTGGAAAGCCGAACAATTGCAGGCTCCCCTGCTGAAACTGCAAAAAAACGACAGCAAAGGCGTGCTGCTCAAAACCCTCACCGCGTATTTTGCTCAGAACTGTGATGCATGTCGAACTTGCCAAGCGCTTCATATCCATCGTAATACCCTCCGCTATCGAATTGAAAAGATTGAAGATATAACATCATTAAATTTCAATAGCTTAAACAACACCTTCCAACTCTATATCGCGCTAGAGTTGTTCTCCTCAAAACAGAGAAATTGTGCAATTGCACAAAAAACAAAGCCGTTAGCTGGGTGAAATTTGTTGTAACGACTAAAGACCCGATCAGATTCCATCTCTATATTCGAGCAAAAAATACTCTTATCAATAATATGGAAATGGAACATGATTGAAGTCTCTACCCTCGGAGCCTTAGCTGCCTTAGTGGTGGCCATTGCACTCATACTGAAAAAAGTCCCACCCGCGTACGGCATGATCATTGGCGCTCTTATCGGCGGTGTGATTGGTGGTGTTTCACTGACCGACACCGTTTCTCTAATGATCGGCGGCGCACAAGGTATTGTGACCGCGGTTTTACGTATTCTTGCCGCCGGTGTTTTGGCTGGCGTTTTGATTGAATCTGGCGCAGCAACATCTATCGCAGAGACGATCGTCAAAAAAGTGGGGGAAACACGCGCGCTTCTCGCCCTGGCATTGGCGACCATGATTCTGACTGCCGTTGGCGTTTTTGTGGATGTCGCCGTCATTACGGTTTCTCCGATTGCGTTGGCGATTGCTCGCCGTGCTGATATCTCTAAAACCGCGATTTTGCTTGCCATGGTCGGTGGCGGT is part of the Vibrio cidicii genome and encodes:
- a CDS encoding sugar diacid recognition domain-containing protein, whose protein sequence is MKLNETIARQIVERTMKIIPYSVNVMDDQGRIIGSGDLSRLQQKHEGAVLAITECRVVEIDQATASHLKGVKPGINLPILFLDQVIGVIGISGTPDEVKHYGELVKMTAELIVEQAALMSQVQWNKRHREELVLQLISGATLNDNQLNSIAERLGLNLSEPRIAAVVKVFPDKQTSLSLEHLQQIVHLLEYPERDNLVGILSVSNNEVVVLKPISLTDHGWSKEVETKRINQLLKRVSKEGSFSIKIALGDYFEGLAGLAQSFETAKLTMQLMAEQSGTVFFYQDHKLAVLMSDLLSQPWKAEQLQAPLLKLQKNDSKGVLLKTLTAYFAQNCDACRTCQALHIHRNTLRYRIEKIEDITSLNFNSLNNTFQLYIALELFSSKQRNCAIAQKTKPLAG